One segment of Balaenoptera ricei isolate mBalRic1 chromosome 8, mBalRic1.hap2, whole genome shotgun sequence DNA contains the following:
- the CHRDL2 gene encoding chordin-like protein 2 isoform X1 has product MVPEVRVLSSLLGLALLWFPLDSHARARPDMFCLFHGKRYSPGESWHPYLEPQGLMYCLRCTCSESAHVSCYRLHCPPVHCPQPVTEPQQCCPRCVEPHTPSGLRAPPRSCQHNGTTYQHGEIFSAHELLPSRLPNQCVLCSCTEGQIYCGLMTCPDPGCPAPLLLPASCCQACKDGSSEKSAEEDATQSPRGVRHSQDPCSGDGGRKRDPSTPSPTGPSAPLGFLPRHFRPKEAGSTTVKIVLKEKHKKACVHGGKTYSHGEVWHPAFRSFGPLPCILCTCQDGRQDCQRVTCPTEYPCRQPKKVAGKCCKICPEDKADPDHSEISATKCPKVPGRVLVHTSVSPSPDNLRRFALEREASDQVEIYLWKLVKDEETEAQRGEVPGPRPHSQNLPLDSDQESQEARLPERGTELPVAHWHPQRSLERLPSPDPGAEGHGQSRQSDQDLIAKT; this is encoded by the exons atggTTCCCGAGGTAAGGGTCCTCTCCTCCTTGCTGGGACTCGCGCTGCTCTGGTTCCCCTTGGACTCCCACGCACGAGCCC GCCCAGACATGTTCTGCCTTTTCCACGGGAAGAGGTATTCCCCCGGCGAGAGCTGGCACCCCTACCTGGAGCCCCAGGGCCTGATGTACTGCCTGCGCTGTACTTGTTCCGAG AGTGCCCATGTGAGCTGCTACCGCCTCCACTGCCCGCCTGTCCACTGCCCCCAGCCTGTGACCGAGCCACAGCAGTGCTGCCCCCGGTGTGTGG AACCTCACACCCCCTCTGGGCTCCGGGCCCCGCCAAGGTCCTGCCAGCACAACGGGACCACATACCAACATGGAGAGATCTTCAGTGCCCACGAGCTGCTCCCTTCCCGCCTGCCCAACCAGTGTGTCCTCTGCAGCTGTACC GAGGGCCAGATCTACTGCGGCCTCATGACCTGCCCAGACCCGGGCTGCCCTGCGCCCCTCCTGCTGCCCGCCTCCTGCTGCCAGGCCTGCAAAG ATGGGTCAAGTGAGAAATCAGCTGAAGAGGACGCCACGCAGTCACCCCGTGGGGTG AGACATTCCCAGGATCCGTGTTCAGGGGACGGTGGGAGAAAGAGAGACCCGAGCACCCCAAGCCCCACTGGCCCCAGCGCCCCCCTGGGCTTCCTCCCTCGCCACTTCCGACCGAAGGAGGCAGGCAGCACGACAGTCAAGATTGTTCTGAAGGAGAAACATAAGAAAG cctgCGTGCATGGCGGGAAGACGTACTCCCACGGGGAGGTGTGGCACCCAGCCTTCCGCTCCTTCGGACCCCTGCCCTGCATCCTGTGCACCTGTCAGGACGGCCGCCAGGACTGCCAGCGGGTGACCTGCCCCACTGAGTACCCCTGCCGTCAGCCCAAGAAAGTGGCTGGGAAGTGCTGCAAGATTTGTCCAG AGGACAAGGCAGACCCTGACCACAGTGAGATCAGTGCCACCAAGTGTCCGAAGGTGCCGGGCCGGGTCCTCGTCCACACGTCAGTATCCCCAAGTCCGGACAACCTGCGTCGCTTTGCCCTCGAGCGTGAGGCTTCTGATCAGGTGGAGATCTATCTCTGGAAGCTGGTAAAAG atgaggaaactgaggctcagagaggtgaagtacctggcccaaggccacacagcca GAATCTTCCACTTGATTCAGATCAAGAAAGTCAGGAAGCAAGACTTCCAGAAAGAGGCACAGAACTTCCGGTTGCTCACTGGCACCCACAAAG GTCACTGGAACGTCTTCCTAGCCCAGACCCCGGAGCTGAAGGTCACGGCCAGTCCAGACAAAGTGACCAGGACCTTATAGCAAAGACCTGA
- the CHRDL2 gene encoding chordin-like protein 2 isoform X2, which translates to MVPEVRVLSSLLGLALLWFPLDSHARARPDMFCLFHGKRYSPGESWHPYLEPQGLMYCLRCTCSESAHVSCYRLHCPPVHCPQPVTEPQQCCPRCVEPHTPSGLRAPPRSCQHNGTTYQHGEIFSAHELLPSRLPNQCVLCSCTEGQIYCGLMTCPDPGCPAPLLLPASCCQACKDGSSEKSAEEDATQSPRGVRHSQDPCSGDGGRKRDPSTPSPTGPSAPLGFLPRHFRPKEAGSTTVKIVLKEKHKKACVHGGKTYSHGEVWHPAFRSFGPLPCILCTCQDGRQDCQRVTCPTEYPCRQPKKVAGKCCKICPEDKADPDHSEISATKCPKVPGRVLVHTSVSPSPDNLRRFALEREASDQVEIYLWKLVKGIFHLIQIKKVRKQDFQKEAQNFRLLTGTHKGHWNVFLAQTPELKVTASPDKVTRTL; encoded by the exons atggTTCCCGAGGTAAGGGTCCTCTCCTCCTTGCTGGGACTCGCGCTGCTCTGGTTCCCCTTGGACTCCCACGCACGAGCCC GCCCAGACATGTTCTGCCTTTTCCACGGGAAGAGGTATTCCCCCGGCGAGAGCTGGCACCCCTACCTGGAGCCCCAGGGCCTGATGTACTGCCTGCGCTGTACTTGTTCCGAG AGTGCCCATGTGAGCTGCTACCGCCTCCACTGCCCGCCTGTCCACTGCCCCCAGCCTGTGACCGAGCCACAGCAGTGCTGCCCCCGGTGTGTGG AACCTCACACCCCCTCTGGGCTCCGGGCCCCGCCAAGGTCCTGCCAGCACAACGGGACCACATACCAACATGGAGAGATCTTCAGTGCCCACGAGCTGCTCCCTTCCCGCCTGCCCAACCAGTGTGTCCTCTGCAGCTGTACC GAGGGCCAGATCTACTGCGGCCTCATGACCTGCCCAGACCCGGGCTGCCCTGCGCCCCTCCTGCTGCCCGCCTCCTGCTGCCAGGCCTGCAAAG ATGGGTCAAGTGAGAAATCAGCTGAAGAGGACGCCACGCAGTCACCCCGTGGGGTG AGACATTCCCAGGATCCGTGTTCAGGGGACGGTGGGAGAAAGAGAGACCCGAGCACCCCAAGCCCCACTGGCCCCAGCGCCCCCCTGGGCTTCCTCCCTCGCCACTTCCGACCGAAGGAGGCAGGCAGCACGACAGTCAAGATTGTTCTGAAGGAGAAACATAAGAAAG cctgCGTGCATGGCGGGAAGACGTACTCCCACGGGGAGGTGTGGCACCCAGCCTTCCGCTCCTTCGGACCCCTGCCCTGCATCCTGTGCACCTGTCAGGACGGCCGCCAGGACTGCCAGCGGGTGACCTGCCCCACTGAGTACCCCTGCCGTCAGCCCAAGAAAGTGGCTGGGAAGTGCTGCAAGATTTGTCCAG AGGACAAGGCAGACCCTGACCACAGTGAGATCAGTGCCACCAAGTGTCCGAAGGTGCCGGGCCGGGTCCTCGTCCACACGTCAGTATCCCCAAGTCCGGACAACCTGCGTCGCTTTGCCCTCGAGCGTGAGGCTTCTGATCAGGTGGAGATCTATCTCTGGAAGCTGGTAAAAG GAATCTTCCACTTGATTCAGATCAAGAAAGTCAGGAAGCAAGACTTCCAGAAAGAGGCACAGAACTTCCGGTTGCTCACTGGCACCCACAAAG GTCACTGGAACGTCTTCCTAGCCCAGACCCCGGAGCTGAAGGTCACGGCCAGTCCAGACAAAGTGACCAGGACCTTATAG